In Komagataeibacter sucrofermentans DSM 15973, the genomic window GCATCACCACGGCAGGCCATGTAGTGGCCGCCCGCGCCATCGAGCCCGATGATGCGGGGCAGCTCGCGGCCACGCTGTCGGGCTGGATTGCCGATCCGCAGGTCGATGTGGTCATTTCCACCGGGGGCACGGGGGTAACCGGCCGTGACGTAACGCCGGAAGCCTTCGACCGGGTGATCGAGAAGCGCATCGAAGGGTTTGGTGAACTGTTCCGCATGCTCTCGTATCAGAAGATCGGCACCTCCACCATCCAGTCGCGCGCGCTTGCAGGCGTTGCGGGAGGCACCTACCTGTTCGCCCTGCCCGGATCGACCGGCGCGGTGAAGGACGGGTGGGATGACATTCTGGTCTGGCAGCTTGATAGCCGTCATGTGCCCTGCAATTTTGTTGAGCTCATGCCCCGCCTGCGCGAGCATCTGCCGCCTGGCCATGAGGACTGAGGCGGGGCACGCAGGAGCAGGGATGAAGGGTTCCGGCTGCCGCCTCTGTTCAAAAAGGCAGCATTGGCGTGAAGGAGGACAGGCATGACGGGCACGAAAAAGCTGCTGTTGCTGGCAGGCGACTATGTCGAGGATTACGAGATCATGGTGCCCTACCAGGCCCTGACCATGCTCGGTTACGCGGTCGATACGGTCTGCCCCCGCAAGAAAAAGGGCGACTACGTGCTGACCGCCATCCATGATTTTGAAGGCGCGCAGACCTATAGCGAGAAGCCGGGCCACCGCTTCGTGCTCAATGCCGATTTTGATGCGATCAACCACGCGGATTACGCGGGCCTGATCCTGCCCGGTGGGCGCGCGCCGGAATACCTGCGACTCGACGATCAGGTGATCGAACTCGTCCGCGCCTTTGCCGATCGCCCATTGGCCGCGATCTGCCATGCCGCCCAGCTTCTGGCCGCGGCCCGCGTCATTTCAGGCCGGCGTGTTTCCGCCTATCCCGCCTGCCGCCCTGATGTGGAACTGGCGGGCGGCGTTTATGCCGATATTGCCATTGATGCCGCTGTGACCGATGGCCTGCTGGTTACGGCTCCCGCATGGCCTGCGCACCCCGCGTGGCTGGCGCAGTTCATTGCCGTGCTGGGCGCGAAGGTGACACTCGCTTAAAAGCAGATAAAAGCTTTTGGTAAAGCTTTTTCCCAAAAGCTTTGAAAAGACGCCGCCTTTTTGAAAAAAGGCGGCGCGCCGGAACTTTGATGCACAGGCCGATTTCAGATTCCGGCGCTGCTCATGGCCGGGCGGTTGAGAATGGACAGGAATTCTCGCCGCGTGTCGGAGTTGGTGCGGAACGTGCCAAGCATGCGGCTCGTCACCATCGACACGCCGGGCCGGTGCACGCCGCGCGTGGTCATGCACTGGTGCGCCGCCTCGATCACCACGCCCACGCCATAGGGCTGGAGTTCCTCATTGATCGTGTTGGCGATCTGCGCGGTCAGGCGCTCCTGAATCTGGAAGCGCCGGGCATAGGCATCGACCACGCGGGCCAGCTTGGAAATGCCCACCACCCGCTTGCGCGGCAGGTAGGCCACATGCGCCACGCCAATGATGGGCACCATGTGGTGCTCGCAATGGCTCTCCACGCGGATATCGCGCAGCAGCACCATCTCGTCATAATCGTCCACTTCGGAGAAGGTGCGGCGCAGCATGTCCACCGGGTCTTCGGCATAGCCTGCGAAGAATTCGCCATAGGATTTGATGACGCGGGCAGGCGTGTCACGCAGGCCTTCGCGGTCGGGGTCTTCGCCCGCCCAGCGCAGCAGGGTGCGTACGGCGTCTTCTGCTTCCGTGCGGGTGGGGCGGGAATCGATGGGGGTCATGCTTGTGGGTTCTTGTTGCAGGGGCCCGCCCGGCAGGGACAGGCCACGGAGGAAAAACTTAATGCAGGATGGTCGGGTGGTGCGGGCTGTCGAGGCTGAAGACCGGAATGCTGATATCGAAGTGCTCCCGGCTGGCCGGGCGGACCATGTGGTACTGCCCGCCCATGAAGCCGGTTGGCGTTTCAAGGGCAGCGCCCGACATGTATTCAAAACTGGCGGCGGCGTCGATCAGGGGCTGCTCGCCCACCACGCCTTCGCCTTCCACCCGTTCGATCCGGCCCTGCCCGTCCACGATGCGCCAGCTGCGACGCAGGAGCTGCACCGCCGTGTCGCCGTGGTTCTCGATCCGCACCCGGTAAGCCCACACATAGCGGTGCTCATCGGGTTCGGACTGGTCATCGAGCCAGAAGGTCTGGACCACCACGCGCACCCTGTCGGTCGTCGCCTCGAAACATGGCGTATTGTCCAGTGTCTCGCCCAGTGCGGCGTCAGCACCTTCCCCGCCAGGGGGAAGGAAAGGCCTGTTCTTGCTCATGGTGGCGACGCTCCTGCGTTTACCGGTTGGCCAGCGCCGCAAGGCCGCGCTTGAGGTCATCGATCAGGTCATCGGCATCTTCCAGCCCGACCGAGAAGCGGATCGCGCCATCGGTAATGCCAAGGCGGGCGCGCTCTTCAGGTGCGAGCTTCATGTGGGTGGTCGTGGCCGGATGCGTGACCAGCGAGCGGGCATCGCCAAGGTTGTTCGAGATCGAGATCAGCCGCAGCGCGTTCATGAAGGCAAACGCCCCCGCCTTGCCGCCCTCGACCTCAAATGCCACCAGCGTGGAGCCAGCCGCCATCTGCTTGCTGGCCAGTTCGTATTGCGGGTGGTCCTTGCGGCCGGGATAGAACACGCGGGCAATGCCGGGTGCTTCGGCCAGGAAGTCGGCCACTTTCGCGGCGTTCTGCGTCATGGCGTTGACGCGCAGGGCCAAGGTTTCGATGCTCTTGAGCATGACCCACGCATTGAACGGCGAGAGACTGTTGCCGGTATTGCGCTGGAAGGGACGCAGCACCTCGTTGATCCATTTTTCCGCGCCCAGCACGGCGCCACCGAGCACGCGGCCCTGACCATCGATGTGCTTGGTGCATGAATACACCACCACGTCGGCCCCGAGTTCGAGCGGCTTCTGGTAGAGCGGGGTGGCGAACACGTTATCGACCACCACGGTCGCGCCTGCCTTGTGCGCAAGGTCGCAGATCATGCGGATGTCGAGCACGTCGAGCATGGGGTTCGACGGGCTTTCCAGCAGGACCGCGCGGGTGGGCTTGCCAAGTGCGTCTTTCCACGCCGCCATGTCGCCGCCATCGACGAACACCGTCTCCACGCCGTAGCGCGGCAGCAGTTCGGAGACGATCCAGTGGCACGAGCCGAACAGCGCGCGCGAGGCCACCACGCGGTCGCCCGCGCGCACCTGTGCCAGCAGTGCGGAGGACACAGCCCCCATGCCGGTGGAGGTCAGGGCACAGGCTTCAGCGCCTTCAAGGTCGCACAGGCGGCGCTCGAGATTGGCCACCGTGGGGTTGCCAAAGCGGGTGTACTGGTAGTGCGAGACATCGCCGGTAAAGGTGCCTTCTGCCTGCTCGGCGCTGTCATAGACAAAGCCGGAGGTCAGGAACATCGCCTCGCTGGTCTCGCCATAGGGCGTGCGCTCGAG contains:
- the moaB gene encoding molybdenum cofactor biosynthesis protein B, which gives rise to MSRLDMKKPFLPVRIAVLTVSDTRTPETDRSGDILAARITTAGHVVAARAIEPDDAGQLAATLSGWIADPQVDVVISTGGTGVTGRDVTPEAFDRVIEKRIEGFGELFRMLSYQKIGTSTIQSRALAGVAGGTYLFALPGSTGAVKDGWDDILVWQLDSRHVPCNFVELMPRLREHLPPGHED
- a CDS encoding DJ-1/PfpI family protein, producing MTGTKKLLLLAGDYVEDYEIMVPYQALTMLGYAVDTVCPRKKKGDYVLTAIHDFEGAQTYSEKPGHRFVLNADFDAINHADYAGLILPGGRAPEYLRLDDQVIELVRAFADRPLAAICHAAQLLAAARVISGRRVSAYPACRPDVELAGGVYADIAIDAAVTDGLLVTAPAWPAHPAWLAQFIAVLGAKVTLA
- the folE gene encoding GTP cyclohydrolase I FolE; protein product: MTPIDSRPTRTEAEDAVRTLLRWAGEDPDREGLRDTPARVIKSYGEFFAGYAEDPVDMLRRTFSEVDDYDEMVLLRDIRVESHCEHHMVPIIGVAHVAYLPRKRVVGISKLARVVDAYARRFQIQERLTAQIANTINEELQPYGVGVVIEAAHQCMTTRGVHRPGVSMVTSRMLGTFRTNSDTRREFLSILNRPAMSSAGI
- the apaG gene encoding Co2+/Mg2+ efflux protein ApaG, producing MDNTPCFEATTDRVRVVVQTFWLDDQSEPDEHRYVWAYRVRIENHGDTAVQLLRRSWRIVDGQGRIERVEGEGVVGEQPLIDAAASFEYMSGAALETPTGFMGGQYHMVRPASREHFDISIPVFSLDSPHHPTILH
- the metZ gene encoding O-succinylhomoserine sulfhydrylase encodes the protein MTDQPDPKSFRPATRLINAGLERTPYGETSEAMFLTSGFVYDSAEQAEGTFTGDVSHYQYTRFGNPTVANLERRLCDLEGAEACALTSTGMGAVSSALLAQVRAGDRVVASRALFGSCHWIVSELLPRYGVETVFVDGGDMAAWKDALGKPTRAVLLESPSNPMLDVLDIRMICDLAHKAGATVVVDNVFATPLYQKPLELGADVVVYSCTKHIDGQGRVLGGAVLGAEKWINEVLRPFQRNTGNSLSPFNAWVMLKSIETLALRVNAMTQNAAKVADFLAEAPGIARVFYPGRKDHPQYELASKQMAAGSTLVAFEVEGGKAGAFAFMNALRLISISNNLGDARSLVTHPATTTHMKLAPEERARLGITDGAIRFSVGLEDADDLIDDLKRGLAALANR